In a genomic window of Corynebacterium coyleae:
- a CDS encoding pseudouridine synthase → MTPPARRDGTPDKPEKDETFYISYAKPAKKQNVRLDKRRANAAKNEPHPLDDNWWDDNPQDKTRKTEGIRLQKVLAQAGVASRRHAEAMIDQGRIEVNGKIVNVQGMRVNPNVDIIRVDGERINVNEEHEYFVFNKPRGVHSTMKDELDRTSVGSYLSERTAAGQRLFHVGRLDANTEGLLLLTNDGELANRLMHPKYEVSKTYMATVLGEANNALVKQLKEGIELDDGPAKADYAQIVDVHNGQSIIRVELHEGRKHIVRRMLKEAGFPVQRLVRTKFHTVQLGEMKPGMMRALNSSELASLYKAVGM, encoded by the coding sequence ATGACTCCTCCCGCTCGCCGAGACGGCACACCGGACAAGCCCGAGAAGGACGAAACGTTCTACATCTCGTACGCGAAGCCGGCAAAGAAGCAGAATGTCCGTTTGGACAAGCGACGCGCAAATGCCGCGAAGAATGAGCCCCACCCGCTGGATGACAACTGGTGGGACGACAACCCGCAGGATAAGACCCGCAAAACTGAGGGGATCCGTCTGCAGAAGGTGTTGGCGCAGGCAGGTGTGGCGTCTCGTCGTCACGCAGAGGCCATGATCGACCAGGGCCGCATTGAGGTCAACGGCAAGATCGTCAACGTGCAAGGCATGCGTGTTAACCCGAACGTGGACATCATCCGCGTGGACGGGGAGCGCATCAACGTCAACGAGGAGCACGAATACTTCGTGTTTAACAAGCCGCGTGGCGTGCACTCGACGATGAAGGATGAGCTTGACCGCACCTCGGTCGGCTCCTACCTTTCGGAGCGCACCGCCGCGGGTCAGCGTCTGTTCCACGTGGGACGCCTCGACGCCAACACGGAGGGTCTGTTGCTGTTGACCAACGACGGTGAACTGGCGAATCGTCTGATGCACCCGAAGTACGAGGTGTCGAAGACCTACATGGCCACTGTCCTGGGTGAGGCGAACAATGCGCTGGTCAAGCAGCTCAAGGAGGGCATTGAGCTTGACGACGGCCCCGCGAAGGCCGACTACGCTCAGATCGTGGATGTCCACAATGGGCAGTCGATCATCCGAGTGGAGCTCCACGAAGGCCGTAAGCACATTGTGCGCCGCATGCTGAAGGAAGCTGGCTTCCCGGTGCAACGACTGGTTCGCACCAAGTTCCACACGGTCCAGCTCGGCGAGATGAAGCCAGGCATGATGCGTGCGCTCAATTCCTCCGAGCTTGCGTCGCTGTACAAGGCGGTGGGGATGTAA
- the cmk gene encoding (d)CMP kinase, which yields MADQKISNLADGGLILAVDGPSGTGKSTMCRALAKKLDAKYVDTGAMYRVATLAVLRAGVDPADTDAVIEATADLPLEVSDDPDSTAVLFAGEDVAREIRGPEVTQHVSAVSAIPQVRVNLVELQRKLAREAGRAIVEGRDIGTVVLPDAPAKVYMTASAEVRAKRRFDQDVAAGRDVDFDAVLADVKRRDEADSSRKTSPLRPADDAEIVDTSEMTPDEVLAALTAVVERSAR from the coding sequence ATGGCAGACCAGAAGATTTCCAACTTGGCTGACGGCGGGCTGATTCTCGCAGTGGACGGCCCGTCCGGCACCGGTAAATCTACGATGTGTCGCGCGTTAGCGAAGAAGCTCGACGCAAAGTATGTGGATACGGGTGCGATGTACCGCGTTGCCACCCTGGCCGTCTTGCGCGCTGGTGTCGACCCGGCTGATACGGATGCGGTGATCGAGGCGACCGCTGACCTACCGCTTGAGGTATCCGACGATCCGGATTCCACCGCAGTGTTGTTTGCAGGTGAGGATGTTGCCCGCGAAATCCGAGGACCGGAAGTCACCCAGCACGTTTCTGCGGTCTCTGCGATCCCGCAGGTCCGCGTGAACCTTGTGGAACTGCAGCGCAAGTTGGCCCGCGAGGCCGGCCGCGCGATCGTGGAGGGCCGCGATATCGGCACTGTCGTGTTGCCGGATGCTCCGGCAAAGGTCTACATGACGGCAAGCGCTGAAGTACGTGCGAAGCGTCGCTTCGATCAGGATGTAGCCGCTGGCCGCGACGTGGACTTTGATGCAGTGTTGGCGGATGTGAAGCGGCGCGACGAGGCGGACTCGTCACGCAAGACCAGCCCGCTGCGTCCCGCTGACGACGCCGAGATCGTGGATACGTCTGAAATGACCCCGGATGAGGTGCTCGCTGCGCTGACTGCCGTGGTGGAAAGGAGCGCACGATGA
- the der gene encoding ribosome biogenesis GTPase Der has product MSDKKNIEDGLEPETQFIQPGIDASGYDDLEAYEVDADDAEYYDDLEDFDESEFSEADFGDDTDAGDETDDYTDEEWAEIEAEYGIIRPDVVKEALPTVSIVGRPNVGKSSLVNRFLGRREAVVEDHPGVTRDRVSYMAEWNGRRFWVQDTGGWDPDAKGIHASIARQSEAAMETSDVIVMVVDAKTTVTETDMVMARNLQRAEVPVILVANKFESDSQWGEVAEFYSLGLGDPWPVSALHGRGGADVLDEILRNFPEVPRAAASVTQGPRRVALVGRPNVGKSSLLNKLTKSNRSVVDNVAGTTVDPVDELVQLDEDLWTFIDTAGLRKKVKNAQGHEYYASLRTRGTIEAAEVCVVLIDASQEISEQDQRVISMVLEAGKAMVICFNKWDLMDEDRRYEFDREFDLTMGQLKWVTKLNISADTGRGLHRLEPAMKEALENWDKRISTGQLNNWLREAIAANPPPMKNNRLPKLLFATMATTRPPTIILFTTGFLDGGYRRYLERKFREQFGYHGTPVRIAVRVRERRGKK; this is encoded by the coding sequence ATGAGCGACAAGAAGAACATTGAAGACGGTCTCGAGCCGGAGACTCAATTCATCCAACCCGGCATCGATGCCTCTGGCTACGACGACCTTGAAGCCTATGAGGTCGATGCGGACGACGCTGAGTACTACGACGACCTCGAGGACTTCGATGAGTCGGAGTTCAGCGAGGCCGACTTCGGCGACGATACCGATGCTGGCGACGAGACCGACGACTACACCGACGAAGAATGGGCCGAAATCGAAGCCGAATACGGCATCATCCGCCCGGACGTGGTAAAGGAAGCGTTGCCGACGGTGTCTATCGTGGGCCGCCCGAATGTGGGTAAGTCTTCGCTGGTAAACCGGTTCTTGGGTCGTCGTGAAGCAGTTGTGGAGGACCACCCTGGTGTGACCCGCGACCGTGTGAGCTACATGGCGGAGTGGAACGGACGTCGTTTCTGGGTGCAGGACACCGGTGGCTGGGACCCGGACGCAAAGGGCATCCACGCCTCGATCGCGCGCCAGTCCGAGGCAGCCATGGAGACCTCGGACGTCATCGTCATGGTTGTCGACGCAAAGACCACCGTGACCGAGACAGACATGGTGATGGCCCGCAACCTGCAGCGCGCTGAGGTGCCTGTCATCCTCGTTGCAAACAAGTTTGAGTCCGACAGTCAGTGGGGCGAGGTCGCCGAGTTCTATTCGCTGGGTCTTGGCGATCCGTGGCCGGTCTCTGCGCTGCACGGCCGCGGCGGTGCCGACGTGCTCGATGAGATCCTGCGCAACTTCCCCGAGGTTCCGCGTGCTGCCGCGTCGGTCACTCAGGGCCCGCGACGTGTCGCGCTGGTGGGCCGCCCGAACGTGGGCAAGTCCAGCCTGCTGAACAAGCTGACCAAGTCCAATCGCTCTGTCGTGGACAACGTCGCCGGCACCACCGTCGATCCGGTCGACGAGTTGGTGCAGTTGGACGAGGACCTTTGGACGTTCATCGATACCGCCGGCCTGCGGAAGAAAGTTAAGAACGCCCAGGGCCACGAGTACTACGCATCACTGCGCACTCGCGGCACGATCGAGGCCGCTGAAGTGTGTGTGGTGCTCATCGACGCCTCCCAGGAGATCTCCGAGCAGGACCAGCGCGTGATCTCGATGGTGCTCGAAGCCGGTAAGGCCATGGTGATCTGCTTTAACAAGTGGGATCTGATGGACGAGGATCGTCGTTACGAGTTCGACCGCGAATTCGACCTGACCATGGGCCAGTTGAAGTGGGTAACCAAGCTCAACATTTCCGCGGACACCGGTCGTGGTCTGCACCGCCTGGAGCCAGCGATGAAGGAAGCGCTGGAGAACTGGGACAAGCGCATCTCTACCGGCCAGCTCAACAACTGGCTGCGTGAGGCGATTGCCGCGAACCCGCCTCCGATGAAGAACAACCGTCTGCCCAAGCTGCTCTTTGCCACCATGGCGACGACGCGCCCGCCGACAATCATTCTGTTCACCACGGGCTTCCTCGATGGCGGTTACCGCCGCTACCTTGAGCGCAAGTTCCGCGAGCAGTTCGGCTACCACGGCACTCCGGTGCGCATCGCGGTGCGTGTGCGTGAGCGTCGCGGAAAGAAGTAG
- a CDS encoding alpha/beta hydrolase family esterase produces MDSTVYSAPSDPKGPLPLIVALHGRGDNGRNFLGGTGLVQANAVVVAPTGAGLAWAPAPYALNTIEQDKARIDDIIAQTSEHFDIDPERIYAVGFSNGGGLAVYLSTLSDTFAGVASVSAAVRCTEAQIEAAEPVDYLNIHGTHDDVVPYNGEVRPGYGSPAEDGILGAPEVVAAFERRNGDKARTLHHRVEGMGHEWPTGPWAAHRGIDVTEEIFHFFGIEKRTDLF; encoded by the coding sequence ATGGACTCGACGGTCTATTCCGCGCCCTCAGATCCGAAGGGGCCGTTGCCCCTGATTGTTGCGCTGCACGGTCGTGGCGATAATGGGCGGAACTTCCTCGGCGGTACCGGCCTCGTGCAGGCCAACGCAGTGGTCGTTGCGCCGACGGGTGCCGGTCTGGCGTGGGCTCCTGCGCCGTATGCGCTGAACACGATTGAGCAGGACAAGGCGCGTATCGACGACATCATCGCCCAAACCAGCGAACACTTCGACATCGACCCCGAACGCATTTATGCTGTCGGTTTCTCCAATGGTGGCGGTCTCGCGGTCTACTTGTCGACGCTCAGCGATACCTTCGCGGGTGTTGCCTCTGTGTCTGCGGCTGTGCGCTGCACCGAGGCGCAGATCGAGGCAGCCGAGCCGGTGGACTACCTCAACATCCACGGCACCCACGACGACGTAGTGCCATATAACGGCGAGGTCCGGCCGGGATACGGCAGCCCCGCTGAGGACGGCATTCTCGGCGCTCCCGAAGTGGTTGCCGCGTTTGAGCGTCGCAATGGCGACAAGGCTCGTACCCTGCACCACCGAGTGGAGGGCATGGGCCACGAGTGGCCTACCGGACCGTGGGCTGCGCATCGTGGCATCGACGTGACCGAGGAGATCTTCCACTTCTTCGGGATTGAGAAGCGGACCGACTTGTTTTAG
- a CDS encoding class I SAM-dependent methyltransferase, which produces MPISGTQPGPSKKSQPTFRDRAHQHTAASAFVRDADRYHDARPSYPREVAELFDGADVVCDVGAGTGKLTQLLIDDHRTVYACDPSPDMTRVLHHQLPEVPVWRATAEATGLADNAVDAIACAQTWHWVDPAEASAEADRVIRDGGSLVLCWNTLAVHHPWVLRLSRIMHSGDVQREGFYPTVHAPWKLEREVRTEWVDQIPVEHCFELMATRSYWLKASERTRAKMEANLTWYLYERLGFDEGQIIPLPYRTDAFVYRR; this is translated from the coding sequence ATGCCAATAAGCGGAACACAGCCAGGTCCGAGCAAGAAGTCGCAGCCGACCTTTCGTGACCGCGCTCACCAACACACCGCGGCGAGTGCGTTTGTGCGCGATGCGGATCGCTACCACGATGCGCGTCCGTCGTATCCTCGTGAGGTTGCCGAGTTGTTCGACGGCGCCGATGTCGTGTGCGACGTCGGCGCCGGCACTGGGAAATTAACGCAGTTGCTTATCGACGACCACCGCACCGTCTATGCATGCGACCCCTCCCCCGACATGACGCGGGTACTCCATCACCAGTTGCCGGAGGTGCCTGTGTGGCGGGCGACGGCGGAAGCGACGGGGCTCGCGGACAATGCCGTCGATGCGATCGCGTGCGCACAGACCTGGCACTGGGTGGACCCGGCAGAGGCCAGTGCTGAGGCAGACCGCGTCATTCGCGATGGCGGATCTCTCGTTTTGTGTTGGAATACGCTCGCGGTACATCACCCTTGGGTGCTGCGGCTCAGCCGCATCATGCACTCGGGTGATGTGCAGCGCGAAGGCTTCTACCCCACCGTGCATGCCCCGTGGAAACTCGAACGGGAGGTCCGCACGGAGTGGGTCGATCAGATCCCAGTCGAACACTGCTTCGAGCTCATGGCCACACGCTCGTACTGGCTGAAAGCCTCCGAGCGCACCCGGGCAAAGATGGAGGCGAATCTGACGTGGTACCTCTACGAGCGCCTCGGGTTCGATGAGGGACAAATCATCCCGCTGCCCTACCGCACGGACGCGTTTGTGTACCGCCGATAG
- a CDS encoding alpha/beta hydrolase family esterase: MGKVSTVTAAALSTVLLVLTGCSGDGDLTEPGVTTRALPAIDDVREVEPWGPAGVDHRNITAGGLKRDYIVSMPAGARQRDRLPVIFVFHGYKEDAERIRKNSGLDAADAIVAYLDGKDSAWAPAPYASTSGQQDLAFVDAVLAEIEGEFSVDRSRIFAAGFSNGGGFAAFVGCQRPQAFTGIATVAGAYYQRVSAGCSQIPMMHVDFHGTGDNVIAYNGGQRHATAYNSVEEMLHESASRNHCDARYEDIEVAPGVIREAWTGCDAELAHYRIENGPHVWPGGAGDSSGTVPKGFATDAMLKFFRLGRATQQ; encoded by the coding sequence ATGGGCAAAGTTTCAACCGTCACCGCGGCGGCGTTGTCCACAGTCCTGCTCGTACTCACCGGCTGCTCCGGAGATGGGGATCTCACGGAGCCCGGGGTCACCACGAGGGCACTACCCGCAATAGACGACGTGCGAGAGGTCGAACCGTGGGGTCCAGCCGGGGTTGATCATCGCAACATCACCGCGGGTGGGTTGAAGCGCGACTACATCGTTTCCATGCCCGCGGGTGCCCGTCAGCGCGACCGACTGCCCGTCATCTTCGTGTTCCACGGCTACAAGGAAGACGCCGAAAGGATACGGAAGAACTCAGGGCTCGATGCTGCCGACGCCATCGTGGCGTACCTCGACGGCAAAGACTCCGCCTGGGCGCCCGCACCATACGCCTCAACCTCCGGGCAGCAAGACCTGGCGTTCGTCGACGCCGTCCTGGCTGAGATTGAAGGTGAGTTTTCAGTTGACCGCTCTCGTATTTTTGCGGCGGGGTTCTCGAACGGTGGGGGCTTCGCCGCGTTTGTGGGTTGCCAACGACCACAGGCATTCACAGGTATTGCCACGGTTGCAGGCGCATATTATCAACGCGTTTCTGCAGGCTGTTCCCAGATCCCGATGATGCACGTCGATTTCCACGGCACGGGCGACAATGTCATTGCCTACAACGGCGGGCAACGCCACGCCACGGCATACAACTCGGTGGAGGAAATGCTTCACGAGTCCGCGTCGCGCAACCACTGCGACGCCCGCTACGAAGACATTGAGGTAGCCCCTGGCGTTATCCGCGAGGCGTGGACAGGTTGCGACGCTGAACTTGCCCACTACCGCATCGAAAATGGCCCCCACGTGTGGCCAGGCGGCGCCGGTGACTCATCTGGGACGGTGCCGAAAGGATTCGCCACCGACGCCATGCTGAAGTTCTTCCGGCTCGGCCGGGCGACGCAGCAGTAG
- a CDS encoding gamma carbonic anhydrase family protein, which translates to MIYSFEGKTPKIHPSAYISDEATIIGDVEIGEDANIWPGVVIRGDVGAIRIGARVNVQDGSVVHVDTDGETVLEEDVTIGHLAMIHGCHIEPGCLIGMNATVLSRSCIGKGSIIAGGAVVLEGQQLPEFSLAAGVPAKVKRALESDTFEARLRHAAYYVELGRRAATGLMAVDRASLT; encoded by the coding sequence ATGATTTATAGCTTCGAGGGCAAAACCCCCAAGATTCATCCATCGGCGTACATCTCTGACGAGGCGACGATTATCGGCGACGTAGAGATCGGTGAGGACGCCAACATCTGGCCCGGCGTGGTCATCCGTGGCGATGTGGGCGCAATCCGTATCGGTGCACGTGTGAACGTGCAGGACGGCTCAGTCGTGCACGTGGACACGGATGGGGAGACAGTGCTGGAAGAGGACGTGACGATTGGCCACCTTGCGATGATCCACGGTTGCCATATCGAGCCAGGCTGCCTGATCGGGATGAATGCGACGGTGCTGTCGCGGTCGTGCATCGGCAAGGGCAGCATCATTGCCGGCGGGGCAGTGGTACTGGAGGGGCAGCAGTTGCCGGAGTTCTCTCTTGCAGCAGGTGTGCCGGCAAAGGTCAAGCGCGCACTCGAGTCGGACACCTTTGAGGCGCGGTTGAGGCACGCGGCGTATTACGTGGAGCTGGGCCGGCGGGCAGCGACAGGTCTCATGGCGGTGGACCGGGCGTCGCTTACGTAA
- a CDS encoding 3-hydroxyacyl-CoA dehydrogenase, giving the protein MTGMTFNNVTVLGAGVLGAQIAFCSAFAGKKVVSYDINEEALAAGKQRFDAIGEQMKVELESANDETIAAAHENLTQTSDLKEALANADLVIEAIPENLELKRKVWAEVGQYAPATTVFATNTSTLMPSKFADATGAPERFLALHFANHIWIQNTAEIMPHEGTDPKYVDQLVEFAEQINMVPVPLKREQPGYVLNTLLVPLLSAGMYLLHHDIADPVDIDRDWCNSTGSPRGPIEIMDLVGVRTLVAVIESNENAPQWQKDFVETTLKPMVAEGRTGLEAGQGFYTYDANGKIVS; this is encoded by the coding sequence GTGACGGGCATGACATTCAATAACGTAACAGTACTTGGTGCAGGTGTCCTGGGCGCGCAGATCGCTTTTTGCTCTGCGTTCGCGGGAAAGAAGGTAGTGTCCTACGACATTAACGAGGAGGCCCTCGCGGCCGGCAAACAGCGTTTCGACGCCATCGGTGAGCAAATGAAGGTGGAGCTCGAGTCCGCTAACGACGAAACCATCGCGGCGGCGCACGAAAACCTCACCCAGACCTCGGACCTTAAGGAAGCGCTAGCGAACGCGGACCTGGTCATCGAGGCGATCCCGGAGAACCTCGAGCTCAAGCGCAAGGTGTGGGCCGAAGTGGGGCAGTACGCCCCGGCGACCACCGTCTTTGCCACCAACACGTCGACGCTCATGCCGAGCAAGTTCGCGGACGCGACGGGTGCGCCGGAGCGCTTCTTGGCACTGCACTTTGCCAACCACATCTGGATTCAGAACACCGCCGAGATCATGCCTCACGAGGGCACTGACCCGAAGTATGTGGACCAACTCGTGGAGTTTGCGGAGCAGATCAACATGGTACCGGTCCCGCTCAAGCGCGAGCAGCCCGGCTACGTGCTGAACACCCTGCTGGTGCCGCTGCTCAGTGCCGGCATGTACCTGCTGCACCACGACATCGCTGACCCCGTCGACATCGACCGCGACTGGTGCAACTCCACCGGCTCCCCGCGCGGGCCGATTGAGATCATGGACCTAGTCGGCGTGCGCACCTTGGTCGCCGTGATCGAGTCCAACGAGAATGCCCCGCAGTGGCAGAAGGATTTCGTTGAGACGACACTGAAGCCGATGGTCGCAGAAGGTAGGACCGGCCTGGAGGCTGGGCAGGGCTTCTACACCTACGACGCGAACGGCAAGATCGTGTCTTAA
- a CDS encoding YchJ family protein, whose product MPYEACCGRYISGTAKAPTAEALMRSRYTAFVIGDGDYIARTWAPEKLPAGLDVNPEGEPFTRLIVLETEGGGPFDTDGVVVFEAHYPGGSLRERSTFERRDGAWVYVDGVVR is encoded by the coding sequence ATGCCATATGAAGCCTGCTGCGGCCGCTACATCTCCGGTACTGCGAAAGCCCCCACCGCTGAGGCCCTCATGCGGTCGCGCTACACCGCCTTCGTCATCGGCGACGGTGACTACATCGCCCGCACCTGGGCACCGGAAAAGTTGCCCGCCGGCCTCGACGTGAATCCTGAAGGCGAGCCGTTTACCCGCCTGATCGTCCTGGAAACTGAAGGCGGCGGCCCCTTCGACACCGATGGTGTCGTGGTCTTTGAAGCCCACTACCCCGGCGGTTCCCTTCGGGAGCGCTCCACTTTCGAACGGCGCGACGGCGCCTGGGTTTACGTCGACGGCGTAGTTCGGTGA
- a CDS encoding bifunctional alpha/beta hydrolase/OsmC family protein, with translation MLSMNVKVPSSTGKMMAGTIDRPDGPAQAYAIFAHCFAGSRHTPGASRISKRLTEHGIATLRFDFPGLGQSEGEFKDTSFSQNVDDIVAAAQWLEENYKAPQLLMGHSLGGAAALKAATRPELKKMLKAVATVGAPFDPAHSVLHYAHSIGDADMHGSVPVTLGGRELIISREFLEDLAETNPEEYLPKLRKPLLIVHSPIDVTVGIDNAQNIFTKARYPKSLMTLDKADHLLTREGTAQRAADIIGSWAVQYLQPLFVPAKTTDDNAVSYSARGTKYGDVVRTSNRAITTDRSKNTGGKGQGVTSTGLYMSALAVSCSQAVREAAKGMSLDDVRVEVNHNGDGTFTRLITLYGDLTDDQVETLRAAGASSTVDGYVAKSEIETTAETASLERRRRQNQLHRAERLGK, from the coding sequence ATGCTGTCTATGAACGTGAAAGTCCCCTCGTCAACGGGGAAAATGATGGCAGGCACCATCGACCGACCGGACGGGCCGGCCCAGGCATACGCGATCTTCGCGCACTGCTTCGCCGGGTCCCGCCACACGCCGGGCGCATCGCGCATTTCCAAGCGCCTGACCGAGCACGGCATTGCCACGCTTCGGTTCGACTTTCCGGGCCTCGGCCAGTCTGAAGGCGAATTCAAAGACACGTCGTTTTCGCAGAACGTCGACGACATCGTCGCCGCAGCGCAGTGGCTGGAGGAGAACTACAAGGCCCCGCAGCTGCTGATGGGCCACTCCCTCGGCGGCGCGGCTGCGCTGAAGGCAGCAACCCGCCCTGAGCTGAAGAAGATGCTCAAGGCGGTGGCCACTGTGGGCGCGCCGTTCGACCCCGCCCACTCGGTGCTGCACTACGCACATTCCATCGGCGACGCCGACATGCACGGCTCCGTCCCTGTCACCCTCGGCGGGCGCGAACTGATCATCTCGCGCGAATTCCTCGAAGACCTCGCAGAGACCAACCCAGAGGAATATCTGCCGAAGTTGCGCAAGCCGTTGCTCATCGTGCACTCGCCTATCGACGTCACCGTCGGTATCGACAACGCCCAGAATATTTTCACCAAGGCCCGCTACCCCAAGTCGCTTATGACGCTGGACAAGGCAGACCACCTACTCACCCGCGAAGGCACTGCACAACGCGCTGCAGACATCATCGGGTCCTGGGCCGTGCAATACCTCCAGCCACTGTTTGTGCCAGCGAAGACCACCGACGACAACGCGGTGTCCTACTCTGCCCGCGGCACGAAGTACGGCGACGTGGTGCGCACCTCTAACCGCGCCATCACCACGGACCGCTCGAAGAACACCGGAGGCAAGGGCCAGGGTGTCACCTCCACAGGCCTGTACATGTCTGCACTCGCCGTGTCCTGCTCCCAGGCCGTGCGCGAGGCAGCCAAGGGCATGTCGCTTGACGACGTCCGCGTGGAAGTCAACCACAACGGCGACGGCACCTTCACCCGCTTGATCACCCTCTACGGCGACCTGACCGATGACCAGGTGGAAACCCTGCGCGCCGCCGGTGCCTCATCCACCGTGGACGGCTACGTGGCCAAGAGCGAGATCGAAACAACTGCGGAGACCGCTTCGCTTGAGCGTCGCCGTCGCCAGAACCAACTGCACCGCGCAGAACGGTTGGGCAAGTAA